In Nicotiana tabacum cultivar K326 chromosome 19, ASM71507v2, whole genome shotgun sequence, one DNA window encodes the following:
- the LOC142173282 gene encoding uncharacterized protein LOC142173282 has translation MVLVYTCQPDQVTGNIMGCGGRKRKISITNFDAKKELEKDDNKKLRAAMLKQRYADLILKSQQQELDEKEKKTDLWEKRFQEALAKSQRKRERMAARFAIDKIKRTVDFDDNLQAERDFLIMTGGATSYCLFYRSAVYSDVNSFFFVCWRSVGGYYTHFALSQPQVYVMV, from the exons ATGGTGTTGGTTTATACTTGTCAGCCAGACCAAGTTACAGGGAATATTATGGGCTGCGGCGGCAGAAAGAGGAAGATCTCGATTACGAACTTTGATGCTAAAAAGGAGTTGGAAAAGGACGACAACAAAAAGCTTCGGGCAGCGATGCTTAAGCAACGCTACGCTGATTTGATATTGAAATCCCAGCAACAAGAGTTGgatgaaaaagagaagaaaactgACCTGTGGGAGAAGCGGTTCCAAGAAGCGTTAGCAAAGTCTCAGCGGAAGAGAGAACGAATGGCGGCCCGGTTCGCTATTGATAAAATCAAAAGGACCGTCGACTTTGACGATAATCTGCAGGCTGAGAGAGATTTCTTGATCATGACCGGTGGCGCAACAAGTTATTG TTTGTTCTATAGGAGTGCAGTGTATTCAGACGTGAACTCCTTTTTTTTTGTATGCTGGCGATCTGTTGGAGGTTATTACACACACTTTGCACTCTCTCAACCCCAAGTCTACGTGATGGTTTAG